The genomic stretch TCTAGACTGACTGAAAAATTGATGGAAGAGgcaaaaagggaaaaggaagatTTGCAGCAACAGGTAAACTGCAACTTCTTCTTATGAAGGATGCACCGATTGCATGCATTTTCATTATATAGAGTTGGTATGCTACATACAAAACAGTTGTGGTGTATTGCATATTGAAGACGAGTTTTGTATTTGGTAGTCCATTATTTTATCTGTATCTACGAGCTTAGTTGTTCATACATTGCACAAGacattctttttttgtttttgaacTCATAATGAACAGTCTCATTATCCATGCATcaatatttaacttttaatagATTCGATTATCATTTGACAAGTATTTGAATCGATAGACGATCTCGTGTTCAGAAATCGACAGAaaaaaatttacgataaaaacgtatgaaataaaagagaaagaaaagaaagaaaaaagataaacgaCCGGTAAAAATGTATAGCTCCGTGATGCAGCTTTTTAGAAAGATTGATTGGCGTTCTGTTATCTTGCCAGCAGGTGCCTTTAGAACCTACTCCTACCCCATACATTCACAGGGTTTGCCGCCGAAAGgtaaattatagaattactAATACTATTATAAAAAGCTGTTCCGTAAGTTAACTTTAACCGCAAACCGAgcaatatttaacaataaattgACAAGAACGCTATGGACTCTCTCAATTCTGATGAAATGGTTTATCACAAGAATCTACTAAATTTCATGCcatcattaaaaataataatttcctaaTGATTAATCAAGGCATGTGTTACATTATAAGTATGTTTATTGCTATTAATCTCTTGTATGTATGCTATTAATATTGTGAATTAACTCTTCCTTATCCTCCCTGGTtgcgttattaatttaataacaaagaATACGTTTGAAGAAAGTTGATGAGCATTTTTTATGAGTATTTCAGAACACTTTATTTTTGTTGCTATTTATTTTGCATAAAGGCATTTGTTTCTAGTTTTATTTTTGATTGCGATTGATTAAATGTGtgttgatataaataatattaaagtttATAACTCACATAGCTGTTGAAGTGTACAttttattgattatttttattcaagttTTTTACTTTCTGCTTTTTAAGTGTtcaattttattgatattaattgaaagaaaatatgTGTAGATTGAGGCAGCAGATAAGCAATTAAAAGCAACTCGCAGATTTCTGGATGAGCAAGCAAGCGAAAGGGAAGCTGAGAGAGATGAAGCAGCGAAACAAGTATATGTTCTGCAGGAACAGCTTAAAGAACGTGAACGAGAAAAGGAGCGAGATCAACGCATAACATCTGAAGTAAGTCCTTAGGCATTATATTGATACTATTTAACAATTCAATAATTTGATATAAACAATTTACAATTCTAATTGAAATATTCATTCGCACCCAAAACATCTGCTTTTTTTGATACTTTACATGGTGCGGactaaataatacattttaatcaaGTTCAGAAATTTCTTAAAATGATTATTTCTATTTGTCTTGGATTGGGATTTTTTAATGATCTTTACTGATCTCATATAAATTGATCAAACTAATAGATAACTTTTGGGATATCATAATTGAGTTCATTTTTATGGTCAGCTATATTGTCAGCTATATTATGAAGTAATTAGGCAGCTTATAACACGCATTATCACTAACCTATTAACACGAGTTTTCCTGCACTCTGGTTTTGGTTTCTGTTTGTCGCACAAAGCAGTCTACACTATCACCCGAAGCAACGTCAGACGTCCCTGTGCTTCAAGCATCTGACATCGGTGCAGTTGTGAGTGGTCATTTACTTATAAgaattaatacatttaataatatttcagatCCAGGCTCTACTAAGTACAAagtatacatttcattttaataaaatttaagatgTTATGCATGTAACTTTTATTTTGTCActttgacaaatattttttgtgtgCTTTACATATTGGTGATGCATTCCAGCAGTTAGTTTATGGTTGTGGTAATGGAATAAACTTAGCAATTACGAAGTTTCATTAAAAGGTCGAATACAATGTAGGTGGAGGTTCTAGAGTCTCAGATGAGAGAGATGTCCTCTCTTATGTCTGACACAGAGGCCAGAAAATCTGAAACCGAGAGTGAACTGAAAGCAGCTATCGACAAGATTTGGGTACTTAGAGAAATCATCACAGACTTGGAACAACAACTACAGATCAAAACCGAGAAGGAAGAATCTCTTCAATTACAAATCAATCAATTAGAAACTGTGATTGCTGCGCAGACTAAGAACCAGCATGAGTTGGTCCAAGAACTGGATGCTGTTAAGATGGGTAGTGAAAGCAAGCAACTAAATGAACATATTATTCACTTACAGGTAAATTTTAGTGAAATAGTTAACTTTGTTAGaacatacatttttaaaaatacgatTTTGTAGGAGGAATTAAGAAAACACAAGTTAAGTTCTGAACAATTCAATGTGAATTCTGCGGCATTGAAGCAAATGAAAACAGAACTTCGTGATATGCAGAATCAGTTAACTAAAAGAATTAGAGAACTGGAATCTGCGCACATGTGCAGTTCCAATTTGAGTTTGAGTCAACCAAGCGAAGATGTCTCTATCAGAGAGCAATTAGATGCCTCGCGGTGCCCTACTCCCGATGATCCTACTGCACCTCCAATGTTACCTCTCGACCAGTTACTTAAACTTAAGGAGAAAATGTTGAAACATGCCAGAGCTGAGGAAGTAGCACTAAAAAGAATCAAAGATTTAGAATTACAAGTTACTGCTTTCAAAAATCAGAACGAGGAATTACAAGCGGAACAGGAAATTCTTCAGCAAACCACTTCTGAGCAGTTGTTTCAAATAGAAGCAATGCGTGGTAGACTGGAGCAACACAAGCAAAGCGCTCCATTTGCTCAGAGACAGGCTACGTCACGTTTAGAACTACAACTTCATGAAGCTAATGCCAAGTTTCAATCTTTAGAACGAACCATTGCTGACAAAGATTTAGAATTAAAGGACATGAAGAATCAATTGGATAGAATTAATCAATTATTACAAGAGAAGGAAGCAGAGATTACAAATGTGGTGCAAGTAGAAAGTGCTACTATTCAGAAGTTGAAAGAGCACGTAGAAATTattgaagaagagaaaaagattcTCCAGGCGAAAGTTGGTGTTCAAGAGCATGCACAGCTAGAATTACCGAGACTAATAGACAGTATGTTAGCAGACAAGAATGAAGAGATAGATCACCTGAAGGAACAATTATCCAAAAAAGAAAAGCAGCTTGAGATATATTCTTCATTGAATCTGGACGAAACACAATTAAGAGAGTTGGTACGACAGACAGAGGCAAAGAATAGTGCACGTACATTGAGCGATATTCTATCAATTCACTCGGAATGCGAAGAGACTACGGAAGCCATTAGAGGAGCCAATACGACACAAAACTTACCTAACGTATCTGCTTTCAAAGTTCCTACTTCACCTGTTCTAAAAAGTATAGATAATTCAACTGTACCTTTAATGGACAGCACTAAGATAATTCAAGTTCCTCTTCTAGACCTTGGTTCTCAAAGTCTATCAGCAAATTCCAGTCAACAGTCTAGAATCTTAGACTTGTTGCACAGTGGCCTGGAGTCGAAATCTTCCACGTCGGAAAACAATAATTCTAACGACAGAACTGACCATGCTACCCAGTCAATAAAACAGTGTATTCAAACGCAAGAATTACCACAAAGAGAACGTGCTGATGAGAGAAGTGACAACAGTAGTAGTAATAGATCTTATGTTCCTTCAATGAAATACACTCAGACGTCCATCAATGAGACATTGAAAGAAGTGGAGAACTTGGAAATTCAATTACAGGCAGTGAGAGAGGAATTAGATATGAAATCAGCAATTTTGGCTAAAAGAGAAGATGATTTAATAGCTCTGCAGAAACTTTACGACGAGTTGCAAGTGGAATTTAAAAATGTTGTGGAGACACTATCCAGAGATAAGTGTTTCTATCAGAATCAATATGAATTGTCACGAGTAtcagagaataaaataaaaaaagatcttcaggaaatagaaaatattttaaaattgagTAATGAAGAAATGCAGGACCACAAAAATAAGATACAAATGAacgaaaaaattataatagaattgAATTTAGAGAATAATAAGTTAAAAAAGGATATTGAAGAGAAGGAACAAGAATTAGGACAGACACGGGAATATACTATTCTCCTCCAGGAACAGACAAAAGAGTTACAGAAATTCAGAGATGCAATTCTCGAAAAAGATATCACTATCGAAACTATCCAAACCCGCAATATTGAGatcgaaaatgaaaataaacagTTGTACGAATTCAAAACAAAGTACCAGTCTACCAAACAAGAATTATTAGAATGTCAGAATGAAATTCAAAGGTTGACAGAAGGTCTAAACAACAGGGATCAGGTCATTAGAAGATTGGAAGAAATGGCCAGACGCACCAGCTTCTCAGGAACATCTTCACCTTCTAACGAAAAGGATCAAGAAATCCATCATCTGCAGGAATActtaaaagagaaagataaagtGATTAGACAAATGAGTGACGATAGCAAAAGTCTGCACAAGGCTTTGGAAGCTATACAGAATAAGATGAAGGAATCTGGAAATGTTGTGGAATTGAGAAAGAAGTTGAAGGATGAAAGAAAGATAAATGCTGAACTGAGGAACATGGTGGATAATCTAAACAAAGATCTGTCTGATCTAAAGTTACCTGCACGTaagtatttctttatataaattaaaaatgtagttttattacaataattatttattctataaattTGCAGAACGATTGCAAGATGATACCGACATCGAAGACATGGTGCAAAGAGAGCTAAATTTATCAGCACACTTAGATAGAAAGATTATGAGCGCCATAGAAAACGATGACGAGGATAAGAAAAAGACAGAAAGACAAACTCCTTATCAGGACTTCCAAGAAGCAAAATATATAGAACTAAAATTAAAACTGAGTCAAGCTAATAAAATCAATGAAGAATTGAGAAAGCTGAAAGATGATTTGGAGATAGAAACAGAAATGCTCAAGTGCCAGATAACAGAATACGAAGGTCGAATTTTCCAACTAAAGTCAGATTTAACAGAGAAATCAAAGAAAGTAGCGAAATTAGATGAAGAATTATCTTCAGAGAAGAATTtgatgagaaatttaaagattcagATTGAAAAGGAGCATAGGGCAATGCAAGTTGGTTGTTCAGAATTAATAGAGACCCTCCAGAGTAAGTTGAAGAATTCTTTGGACAATGAGGTGAAGCTTAAAAATGAATTGTCCTTGTTACGAGATGAGCATAAGAATTTAGAGATTCAACTGAGTTTGATGAAAGACCATGTACAATCCCAAAAAGTCAATGACTTATCAAAATTAACAGATTTAGAAGCTGAGAGGAAGAAATATCTGTCATTAATGGAAAGCtttgaaaaagaaggaagggaAAACACAGAGCTGAAAGACACTTTGAGGAAATTACAGATGGAGAAGAATCATTTTGAGAAGCAACTAGAAGTGGAAGTGGAGAAAAATGAGAACTTAACAAGTAATCTGGTTTTGATAAAAGGGACTAATGATCACTTGCAAACTGATCTCAGGCGTACCAAAGAAGAACTAAAAGCGAAACAAGAAGAAGGCGAATGGTTACAGAAGAGGATTAAAACCATGTCTGATGCGGAGACTAAGAGACAAGAACAAAAGATCAGTGAACATAGTGAGCTCAAGGCTTTGAGGAGAGAAATCAATAATGCTAGAGATGTGATAGTTAgtataagaatatattaatttataacgactagtttttgtgattttttttcacgtgattaatttttcaatagaTGGATTTGGAGGCTGACATGAAACAGTCAAAGAGAGAATTAACGGAATCTCTAGAACGGGAGATGAAGCTAGCTGAGACTTTTAAAGAAAGGGAAAATGATCTACTTAAAAAGTTATCGGCCGTCAAAGATGAGGAGAAGAACTCTAGGGATGTGATTGCTGAGTTACAACAAGAAGTAAAAGCATGTACAAGGAGAGAATTGGAGCTCACAAAGGAACTGAAGAGCAGATTTACAAACGAGGATATGCCTACAAAATTCATGCAAAAGATAAATGTAATGAACTTAATATTTCCTAACTTCTAGTAATAAACTCCTAATTATCTTATGAATTGTTGTATCTTATAACTGATATTATGGTTTATAGGATCTCAGTGAAGTTAATGAAAAATACATGACAGAAAAGGCTGTACTTCAAGAGAAGTTGATAAAATCAAGGGAAGAGAAGGAACAATTGAACCAACGAATTAAATTACTCGAAGATCAAATCAAACGAAACAAGGGATCTCAAGTTTCAAATGCTAAAATCCCAGAAATAGAAAAGGtaatttctatctttcttcCATATATTCATTTTGTGCTCAATGAtacgataatatttttttttacagttGCAACATCTTTATGGAAAATTTCTGCGAGCGGATAGCAGACGCAAGGCTCTAACATATCAGAAACGATACTTGTTAACTGTATTTGGTAGCTATCAATTTTCTGAAGAAAATACTCTATGTTTACTTGCCCAATTGACCAGAGACCAACGATCCTACGCTGTGGTAGGCCGTAACAAGAAATCGCCAAAAGTTCGATTTAGGAGTGCGGCGCTTGTTTTGATTAGTATCCATAGAATGAAGTGGTTAATCGTGAGATGGAATATTGGCAAACGAATTGGTGTGAAAACTCTATTATGGAACGTAGATCAGTCTTTCCTACCGATTCAAAAAGCCGCCATGAACCATTCGCCTCCTGTTCGAGATAAGACTACCTCAAAGTAAGTgaagaattattagaaaatgaacattttAACTATCTGAAATTGGATTTTTAGTGGAGATGGTGGTTTCAACACGTTTGAACAGTATTGCCAACGACTGAAGAATATTCAGCAGAGATTGGGTATAGCAGAGGCTGGGAATCTTCAGATTATTCCagaatagtattacgttttgtaCCTAAGTTCTATAAGTGTCGTAAACAGTGATTTAACTATCACGTCACTGTTTTTTGAATGCGGTCATTATTGTGTGATCCGCATGGAATTGCTGTTTTCGATTGTTTGGCCAATCGAAAACGTTCGAAACTGGGCATTTTTATCGGAAAACATGTTGTTGCAAAAATTTGAGCTTCTTTCAgctgtattttttctacaaaTTGTATATAGAATTGTAGCATAGAAAATACGATATGTCGAACACGTGTTAAATTTCCACACCAATTATTAGAGGATGGTATATTATGCGTGCTATAATTTCAATACTATCcatattcgtaatatttttaagaaattgaacAAGATGACGTCATACTAGTGCTTATATATTGTGTTTTACCAAAGTTACTGATAGAAATATTGCTCTTAAGCGTATTGTTATTATAAGAATACAAACCTGTGCCTTGTACATTGTAATAAGTgttctattatttatttgttgatGATCTGTACGTTTTTATATTgtgaataaaaaatagaataccTTTTTATCAGATCGTGATTCGTTGATAGGAATAGATTAATGAATTATCCGTTTATAGTAGTTTACGATATAAGTATGTATTTTAACAAAAGAAAGTatctataatttcattttacatttcattgtctcgtatatcttttttggataaatattttgtacagcTTTGCGATGCTAGTCTCGACCTGTGGAATTTTTTGGTGAGTAGATAAGCGATTTTAACAGCACTTTAAGTATGATCGTTTTTATACGAGGATTCTGGTCCATTGTAAATTTAACGAGAACTAATTTTACGTTAACGAGGAAATGATACTAATTAACAATAGCAAAGACGATGAATTACATAGGATTCTATAATTTCCTCAACAACATTGAAAACACTAAACACAATTTCTGCTTGACAAAAgttatttacatatgtacaGTGAGATGTGTGATAAAATATATGGCGATCATCTagctttatatgtatatatatgtatatttaaagctACAATCGATTTTGTAAGACGTAGTCTAAGAATGTAAGGCTTCCTTTTTCTTATTCGTTCGAAGACATAGTATCTAAACAGTGCAAATTTTACtatcatttttttcatattttatactttgATATTCCCGTAATAAAGCATCGATTTCTTaatcgataaaagaaattcgaTGGGCGTACGTTGCAATtcgttttcataaatttttaatactttcgtcataaaatattcaaacgttAGGACTTATTCGTATGgagattcaaatatatattgCGTTACATCTCGCTTCCGGTTTAAGTATAAGGAGCTTGTAGAATGTTCGATTTTCAGTTCTTGAttgtttttcatttctttgattTCTCGCTAGAACGTCAACACGTTGATTGCCACgcgaatttttcatattttattcgaaatgtaCTACACCATAACATtagtttttacaaaatattacatcGTATTTGTGCACTTTATTCAGATAATTAGAGTGCGGATTTGTATGTatctatagaaaatttgaaagtggAAAATTGCGCAGAATATACatgatatgaaaaaatatatgaaatatccaaagtataatgCAGAGGTAAAGCAATTTTTTACCgaatctgtattttatttattgttgtaattatattcatatttatattcgtatttattattatcatatatgaatttttttatatgagtttaaaaatatgaatttgtgtaAAATTCCGGATTTTACTGATAATATTATCTAAGTTATTTACGTTGTCGAAAATcttttccatgaaatttatattattttaagcattctaaaatatttagtaaaacGTGTGTCATCGATGACCACCGTGGCAATCAATGTGTTAAACAAATTATAGCCCtcgataaaacatttttatctggaaattttagAACCGATCTTTTAATTATCCGCGTTTATGATTGGTACACGCATCCTTGAAGTTAGTTGCATTGAATGGTCCGAAATAATCGTCGTGAAGTTGTCTGATGATCGTCTCAATCGGGCACAATTTTGAATCTCGCCGCGTTTTTTCCACTTCATTGCGCTCGATGTAACTGACACTATAGAAATTTGCATTTCTACAGAATGGAATTTTTTGGGTGAAATCTTTTCCATTGATCACCACCCGGAAGTAGAAATCACTGGCTACGTGGTTTTCGTTCTTCGGATTTATCCGATAGACCTCGATTACGAAGCGGGAAGCATAATGTGGCATAGTCAACTTGTCAGAAAAGATTCCAAGAGCGGTTGCGAGGTATTCCAGTGTTTTATCATGGCCAGAGTATAAAACTATTTTAGGTTTGGCCTCGGAGATAATTCGTAACATGTAAGAAACGATATTTCGAAGTAGTCCATAAGCTCTTAGCAATCCATATTTTCTACGGCTACTGCTCTTTGCCACTTGTTTAGACTCCCATTCTGTATAAGTGAACAAACCTGTTACGTGTTCAGTCTTCACACAAACCTTCTGAGTGTTAAAATCTATGCAGGGCAAGGAAGCACCATGGCAGATGTATGTTAGCAATGCATCCTTCAAAGTATTTGGATCTGTCATTTGGGCTTGATCAGGGATCTCGAAGACTGCATTGGAAGCCTGTCGTATAAGCTCAGCCACTGCTGGATGAGATTTCAAGTGATCAGACATTTCCTGTAACAAGAAACATTGTGTTAAGAAGACTCAATGTTAACTTCATAATAGAAgctaaaatttaattacttttaggTGTTGTTTGAAAAACTTTTCAGCAGCGGGACATGCACAGTCTGTGTTACAAAAAGCATAGCTTTGACTTTCTTGCATAGTGATTTTGGCTAGATTTTGGAAACCGTCTGTCTCCAGTAGGGCATAGAGTAAAGCAACTGCACTTTGGACTGTTCTTCGATACCTAGTGCTATACACAACAATGTCTTTGCTGGATATAGAACCATTTCCCAGATTCAATTTGTGATAATAAGCATTTCTAAGTACAATCCCAGTTTTTAACAATTGTCCAATGCCAAGTGTAGTCAATTGACCAATTCTGCAATCTTTAGAGTTGCTGGGCAGCATAGGAAAACCATGGAATGGACCCAAGAATTGTGCCCAAGCAGTTCTGGAGTAGCTGGAGACATTTTGCAAGAAGTTTACATAGTTCTGGTATAAACTTTCTAATTCAGGTATGGAATTAAAATCTCCACCACAATTTACTATGCTTATATTTCGTATGTGCGCCAAAGGACCCCTGTCTCCATGCCGAACAAATACTAAAATCCCTCCCAATGTTAAATTCCCATCCAACTTTCCTAAATATGGAAAAACCACATGATTCTTCCATTGGCTTATTAATTAATGATTActtaataattgtaaaatattttgtttgttaTACCTTCTGTTTCTGCTGTAATATCATTTGGAGgattacaaaattgaaatatctttttagttCTCATATCGGTTTTCAAATTCCTGGGAAATTCCCTGATGGAGATGTCATTATCTAGAACTCTGGCTTGCACTGAGCTCTTTTCATCTATTCCAATGTACTTGTACATACctatataatttaacaaaacagttttattttaaacaattgcATTATCTTAGAATCCATATACATGAACATTTATATAAACGATAGAATGACATTCAATCCGCTTGCTATAAAAAGAAGTAACAAGAAAGAGATCAGATGGCAAAGGGTTCTTTAACTGTCTTTACGTATACGGTTCACAATAGACTAACGAAGCCGATAATGTGAAATCGCGTATGTGCTAGTTAATCGCATTGTTGTGTGTGTTTATTTACGAACGCTCACGCTACTATAAAATAATGCATTGATATCAACGTGCTTTTTAAAGAagcattatttattatatacttaaaagaagaaaagaaacaaatataataataaataaaaatgaaactttttacaaaaataaatatcgaatgCATGGAACAATTAGGATATATGCTGaaaacagaaagaagaaaaaataaaagtcgAGGATAAACATGTCAGGTTTCTTCAGTTACCAGCAACGAGGAGAAAGATCCACACGCTGAGAATGACATAGCAATAGAACGCTCGATGCTGGTACGAAAGTCGGACCATTTCCGCCAACATCCTGCGGCCGATCCTGGACCCAGCCAGGACGTTCCTGAATCTCACGACCTCGACGTCGAGGACGTAGCTGACGGTAACACCAAATCGAACAACCAGAGTAAATCCGGTTCAACGACACTTCTCCAAGCTGCATCCTCTCTTCTCAACGATCCTGCTGCATAATTCTACCCTGATAGCTTTTGGAGAACTCAAAGGGATGAGAATCCCGTGAACTACGTCGTCAAGCGAATTTCTCACGTCCCTCCTCGACACTGGCTCCAACCAGAATACTTCGGTGGATGCAGATGCTGGCCTACTCTCTGACATTATCCttaaactaattttattttactattaattatttgtttattttcgtGATTTATCGCCGTTGAAGGTGTTGagcttttatattaaattaattatcgttCCTCGTTTACGATTAGTTAACGGACTGCATGTAGATGTAATATTGACGGTTCTCGTTGAATTTGTTTACGATTATAATATCATTTTACTATTTCACAGGTTTGTATATTTAGTAAGAACTTCCTAGCAGATGTGGAAAGTATATCGAGTACCTCCGTACTCACGTTAAATCGCAGCAGGTTAGTATCGAGCGCAGGCGCCTCTCTTTTTTCTCGCAAATCTCTTTACACTTTAGTTTTATATACTTTCAGGCTTGTTATCTGCATTGTTTGGACGATTcgattatgaaaaaaaaaaagttgaaagAGTCGATGAATGACCCCTTTCCCAGAAGCTCCTTTATCACGAAAATAATTCAAGGAAAATATCTCTCTTGCGCGGAACATTTACCCTTCTTCAATTATTATCACCaaattttcatacatatttacaaatttgCGTT from Bombus terrestris chromosome 16, iyBomTerr1.2, whole genome shotgun sequence encodes the following:
- the LOC100647123 gene encoding A-kinase anchor protein 9 isoform X1, whose product is MDEISDEESFRNDKSMEHRKSDPHEGVSSKDVTQSSVSMSEGEADGDLEGLAGRVVQLEELLQGKEAIVEALNAEIDHLRAETSSPNSSQSQSSSIHTRDVMSLYHTKLQEFEKAVNQRDNLIEDLMWSLQHALSVRDNLASQLNSINAMEIPCKDSDKNKCLEEKIDTLEKTVSDQRSIIQKLNSQVTQNQEYVQTLEMEKETRTAEINDYKLQINNLNEQIRLNAADKNLNIAETLEQQKQYEVRVDKIKQDMQHILKKFTTEMNINTARHQQELKEQAAKYEKEVVNIQKEYEEHLKQLKEENKTMADRLNKELPDLETRHAKELSIFQTQLAHYKKTVETLKLEIMNRSESQQTAQAELNEHKSKFNEFRVQAEKVTRIQNLDHQKEKEMLHEQIKLHKLQLEEVTSKYIAATAVLESKESIERSLEQALTNAAVLKEENESLKFQLDDLSSRYSTAQSLIENSQSHERTLSNKIYDLEKSLSRLSGINVSTLSELNETTYQTFDEVAIQYQLTKQKLEEKAEFEKLLICKIEGLEENVRKSKEELEQANLTKKSYEKQLKDMKNVCDKYKSELSSLKKNSLDSQSTLPLAEESKSSSQSMKDTISDLLHKTEEDQQEIKKLKMTLELKETELAESIKKIYDLADTLKKSEEEREQLKTGLATAWAQCAEVEEKLNQTLALSDNKLDVSLSSSSYNSALMKQFKLDTIVNNSVDTTHDKSIDINRTLDEKTEDPNSSNRTASLQEKLMLVLGENKRLLKEVERLMSQQADYEEIKNKMDHYINLSENLTIEKEHKNEENKILKKKLENMHSLQDSVNQLTLEKETLRKEIEALIHVHDEQINAIKTETTSEIRKIQSLMLSTKEGTTELNDLKTELEMRHAKEMEELRTYFEQKCLLMEKQYSEEIFSQQSKKMSDNDSEIADITEGLYFGGAGDCLNVSNISEHSSRLGSPIKDEQSKHTSQNFNSYKSELEYEINIKTLQQELQNKIIELQEAKLQCEKSLEEQKNMYERQLYNNKDKERCELLKNMANQHCQTEWDAGALENGELTQLRAAYNHQLEEQIALAKLDIVNALQEQIQALLTVESDVEDNWPAELLELRDKLTGNAKKEMQLLKETHTEEMQRLKEEHSRTVARMIDRHQEELNKIKSECVQNYGEKGDLDKGVVTDNQILEERNTLSKTCVTLKTLIEELIKYFSICEEEVNNTFITKVVKSQLSDSVTNEKTMQIDKTDGLKFNESRENQETSLLNSSKMKIQRIHFAPKTTEIVSIINSNAETLPTILEEDECITEKLKQELNNCIRRLKSESAEILSTSLSTRERRHSSPLKDTLWLNKMNEELNSKLHHTEALVIGYQEEIGHLKMTILDLQRKLINAENKKETITEGYGENYDLGTDITLQDFSQLQEKVRHVLSNGGGDCTELLQLIDEQSRLTEKLMEEAKREKEDLQQQQVPLEPTPTPYIHRVCRRKIEAADKQLKATRRFLDEQASEREAERDEAAKQVYVLQEQLKEREREKERDQRITSEQSTLSPEATSDVPVLQASDIGAVVEVLESQMREMSSLMSDTEARKSETESELKAAIDKIWVLREIITDLEQQLQIKTEKEESLQLQINQLETVIAAQTKNQHELVQELDAVKMGSESKQLNEHIIHLQEELRKHKLSSEQFNVNSAALKQMKTELRDMQNQLTKRIRELESAHMCSSNLSLSQPSEDVSIREQLDASRCPTPDDPTAPPMLPLDQLLKLKEKMLKHARAEEVALKRIKDLELQVTAFKNQNEELQAEQEILQQTTSEQLFQIEAMRGRLEQHKQSAPFAQRQATSRLELQLHEANAKFQSLERTIADKDLELKDMKNQLDRINQLLQEKEAEITNVVQVESATIQKLKEHVEIIEEEKKILQAKVGVQEHAQLELPRLIDSMLADKNEEIDHLKEQLSKKEKQLEIYSSLNLDETQLRELVRQTEAKNSARTLSDILSIHSECEETTEAIRGANTTQNLPNVSAFKVPTSPVLKSIDNSTVPLMDSTKIIQVPLLDLGSQSLSANSSQQSRILDLLHSGLESKSSTSENNNSNDRTDHATQSIKQCIQTQELPQRERADERSDNSSSNRSYVPSMKYTQTSINETLKEVENLEIQLQAVREELDMKSAILAKREDDLIALQKLYDELQVEFKNVVETLSRDKCFYQNQYELSRVSENKIKKDLQEIENILKLSNEEMQDHKNKIQMNEKIIIELNLENNKLKKDIEEKEQELGQTREYTILLQEQTKELQKFRDAILEKDITIETIQTRNIEIENENKQLYEFKTKYQSTKQELLECQNEIQRLTEGLNNRDQVIRRLEEMARRTSFSGTSSPSNEKDQEIHHLQEYLKEKDKVIRQMSDDSKSLHKALEAIQNKMKESGNVVELRKKLKDERKINAELRNMVDNLNKDLSDLKLPAQRLQDDTDIEDMVQRELNLSAHLDRKIMSAIENDDEDKKKTERQTPYQDFQEAKYIELKLKLSQANKINEELRKLKDDLEIETEMLKCQITEYEGRIFQLKSDLTEKSKKVAKLDEELSSEKNLMRNLKIQIEKEHRAMQVGCSELIETLQSKLKNSLDNEVKLKNELSLLRDEHKNLEIQLSLMKDHVQSQKVNDLSKLTDLEAERKKYLSLMESFEKEGRENTELKDTLRKLQMEKNHFEKQLEVEVEKNENLTSNLVLIKGTNDHLQTDLRRTKEELKAKQEEGEWLQKRIKTMSDAETKRQEQKISEHSELKALRREINNARDVIMDLEADMKQSKRELTESLEREMKLAETFKERENDLLKKLSAVKDEEKNSRDVIAELQQEVKACTRRELELTKELKSRFTNEDMPTKFMQKINDLSEVNEKYMTEKAVLQEKLIKSREEKEQLNQRIKLLEDQIKRNKGSQVSNAKIPEIEKLQHLYGKFLRADSRRKALTYQKRYLLTVFGSYQFSEENTLCLLAQLTRDQRSYAVVGRNKKSPKVRFRSAALVLISIHRMKWLIVRWNIGKRIGVKTLLWNVDQSFLPIQKAAMNHSPPVRDKTTSNGDGGFNTFEQYCQRLKNIQQRLGIAEAGNLQIIPE